The following coding sequences are from one Lentimicrobium sp. L6 window:
- a CDS encoding DUF418 domain-containing protein — protein MPTKQSPTKGKNRVEAIDALRGFAVLGILLANIMSFSGVRFLPFTEIKLWPSFETDLMIYKLIGIFVDTKFYTIFSLLFGIGFYFQFHKNRNNQAEFMPIYYRRLGFLILFGAIHSFFWSGDILMIYAFVGFLFTLFRNLKPKQLFTVSALAFMMPLLIDIFMLMWKPGFMNPEKSLALKTYLDIEPTQLVEPFMNGSFWEVTKMNWHNLLWRWFDLLPSGRPFKLLSLFILGYYLMYTGYFQEKAHSVKRLVIYSILGLGLTLLSKQVGGSMGQFPSTWNDILYKFLFSFGQINMAFAYISIITILYKTKIGENMMSGLKFAGRMSFTSYLSHTFFGILIFYPYALGYFGKITLWQAEIIAVIIFILQVYLAKLWLKYYTFGPLEWLWRSLTYGKFLSMKKEDKS, from the coding sequence ATGCCCACCAAACAGTCCCCTACCAAAGGAAAAAACAGAGTAGAAGCCATTGATGCACTCAGAGGATTCGCCGTTTTAGGAATTTTACTGGCCAATATCATGAGTTTTAGTGGCGTTCGGTTTCTCCCTTTTACAGAGATTAAACTATGGCCCAGCTTCGAAACCGATTTGATGATTTATAAGCTTATCGGAATTTTTGTCGACACCAAGTTCTATACCATTTTCTCGCTTCTTTTTGGAATTGGTTTCTATTTTCAGTTCCATAAAAACAGAAATAACCAAGCTGAGTTTATGCCCATTTATTATCGAAGACTCGGGTTTTTAATCCTTTTTGGAGCTATTCATAGCTTCTTCTGGTCTGGCGATATTTTAATGATTTATGCTTTCGTTGGATTTCTTTTCACCTTGTTCAGAAACCTAAAACCCAAACAACTATTCACCGTTTCTGCTCTTGCATTTATGATGCCCTTACTTATTGACATCTTTATGCTGATGTGGAAACCTGGATTTATGAATCCTGAAAAGAGTTTGGCCTTAAAAACCTATTTAGATATCGAACCCACACAACTCGTAGAACCCTTTATGAATGGCAGCTTCTGGGAAGTCACAAAAATGAATTGGCATAACTTGCTTTGGCGCTGGTTCGATTTATTGCCTTCTGGGCGTCCATTTAAATTACTATCACTGTTCATTTTAGGTTATTACTTAATGTACACAGGCTATTTTCAAGAGAAAGCACATTCTGTGAAACGCCTTGTCATCTATTCTATTTTAGGTTTGGGGCTCACCCTCTTATCGAAACAAGTAGGTGGCAGCATGGGCCAATTTCCTAGCACTTGGAACGATATCCTTTATAAATTCCTATTCAGTTTTGGGCAGATAAATATGGCTTTTGCCTATATCTCCATTATTACCATCCTCTATAAAACCAAGATAGGAGAAAATATGATGTCGGGATTAAAGTTTGCTGGAAGAATGTCGTTTACCAGTTACCTCAGTCATACTTTCTTTGGCATTTTAATTTTCTATCCTTATGCCTTAGGATATTTTGGGAAGATTACGCTATGGCAAGCGGAAATCATTGCTGTTATTATTTTCATTTTACAAGTGTATTTGGCTAAACTTTGGTTAAAGTATTACACTTTTGGTCCATTAGAATGGCTATGGAGGAGTCTAACTTATGGAAAATTTCTATCGATGAAAAAAGAGGACAAAAGCTAG
- a CDS encoding DUF4139 domain-containing protein: MKNILFLFLSLFTFGAFAQGSDTLIAESKIKEVNLFFSGAEVSREVTFNAKKGKQLLLVDELPVQFNHQSLLVSNVKNAKILSVKLENGRSKKVDDRAQIKAIELEIKNLKQKIKDNRIEKQVFQMEKDFILNNGVLGGDKGATIAEIKAGAEFYRTKLTEISKKVSALDLELDNIKEEIVDLDNKRSKIKMEGSKEYSQVYILLENEKEVLKQTFKLSYYLTAAAWEPVYDFRVKELGEPLAIDYNAIIYQNSGEDWKEVALTLSTSDPSLGSAKPELEDWFIDKRKAKENKYNSTVLGTEKNASLKGQLVDAETYEPVPFTNVILEYNGTQIAGTSTDFDGNYTMKPIPNGVFTLKASTIGYQPVIVEYVIVEEGKINFLDVEMNSREINLDAVEIIAYEVPLISKDETTTGGTFSFNDDARRPNRNASSVVTTVGGVNLSDRSKGSNSSIITENYLTENVKQKLSNLEYEVKTPFTVLSDGKDYSLKIKEVKVPVDYVYYAIPKLDDDVFLTAQIPNWTDLNLLSGKSNIYYSGTYVGESYISDSYAGDTLDVSLGRDRDIMVTRKGNKERLERKVLGKSILETLSWDIEVKNNKNTAVKVILEDQFPLAINQNIEIELIEVSGAKSEPKTGKLTWDLELEPKASVELQVTYTVRYPKYSKLYLD; encoded by the coding sequence ATGAAGAATATTCTCTTTTTATTTCTATCCTTATTTACCTTTGGAGCTTTTGCTCAAGGTTCTGATACCTTAATTGCAGAGTCAAAAATTAAAGAAGTCAATCTGTTTTTTAGTGGTGCAGAAGTGAGTCGTGAAGTCACTTTTAATGCCAAGAAAGGCAAGCAATTATTATTAGTTGATGAATTACCGGTTCAATTTAATCATCAGAGTTTGCTAGTGAGTAATGTGAAGAATGCCAAAATATTGTCGGTGAAGTTAGAGAATGGGCGTTCAAAAAAAGTAGATGATAGAGCTCAAATCAAAGCTATTGAATTAGAAATTAAAAATCTGAAGCAAAAGATAAAAGACAATAGAATTGAAAAGCAGGTCTTTCAAATGGAAAAGGATTTTATTTTAAATAATGGTGTGTTAGGTGGTGATAAAGGAGCTACCATAGCCGAAATTAAAGCTGGCGCAGAATTTTATAGAACCAAGCTGACCGAGATCAGTAAAAAGGTTTCAGCACTTGATTTGGAACTGGATAATATAAAAGAAGAGATAGTGGACTTAGATAATAAGAGGTCTAAAATCAAAATGGAAGGGAGCAAAGAGTATAGTCAAGTTTATATTCTTTTAGAAAATGAGAAAGAGGTTTTAAAGCAAACTTTCAAGCTAAGCTATTATTTAACCGCCGCAGCTTGGGAACCTGTTTACGATTTTAGGGTGAAAGAATTAGGCGAGCCTTTAGCCATTGATTATAATGCGATTATTTATCAAAACTCTGGCGAAGATTGGAAAGAGGTAGCTTTGACTTTGTCCACAAGCGATCCAAGTTTGGGGAGTGCCAAGCCCGAGTTGGAGGACTGGTTTATTGATAAGAGAAAGGCAAAAGAAAATAAATATAATTCTACTGTTCTTGGAACTGAAAAAAACGCATCGTTAAAAGGACAATTAGTTGATGCTGAGACTTATGAACCGGTTCCCTTTACAAATGTTATTCTTGAATATAATGGTACTCAAATTGCTGGTACATCAACAGATTTTGATGGGAATTATACTATGAAACCTATTCCTAATGGTGTGTTTACGCTTAAGGCAAGTACGATTGGTTATCAGCCAGTTATAGTTGAGTATGTGATTGTAGAAGAAGGAAAAATTAATTTTTTGGATGTTGAAATGAATTCTCGAGAAATAAATTTGGACGCGGTAGAAATTATAGCCTATGAAGTACCATTAATATCTAAAGATGAGACTACAACAGGCGGCACATTTTCATTTAATGATGATGCTCGTAGGCCAAATAGAAATGCTTCATCTGTTGTAACAACAGTTGGAGGTGTAAATCTTTCAGATCGGAGTAAAGGTTCCAATAGTTCCATTATAACAGAAAACTATCTTACAGAAAATGTAAAGCAAAAGTTGAGCAATCTAGAATATGAGGTTAAAACGCCATTCACCGTTCTTTCCGATGGGAAAGATTATAGCCTAAAGATTAAAGAAGTAAAAGTCCCAGTAGACTACGTTTACTATGCTATTCCTAAATTGGATGATGATGTTTTTCTAACCGCACAAATTCCCAATTGGACAGATTTAAATTTGCTCTCCGGAAAATCGAATATCTATTATAGCGGCACCTATGTTGGAGAAAGTTATATTAGTGACTCCTATGCAGGTGATACTTTGGATGTTTCTCTAGGAAGAGATAGAGATATTATGGTCACCAGAAAAGGAAATAAAGAAAGACTAGAAAGAAAAGTATTAGGCAAGAGCATTCTAGAAACCCTAAGTTGGGATATTGAAGTGAAGAATAATAAAAACACTGCTGTAAAAGTGATTTTAGAAGACCAGTTTCCACTTGCCATCAATCAGAATATTGAAATTGAATTGATTGAAGTTTCTGGTGCTAAATCTGAACCGAAAACAGGAAAACTCACATGGGATTTGGAGCTTGAACCTAAAGCCTCTGTTGAATTACAGGTGACTTATACTGTTCGCTATCCAAAATATTCAAAATTATATCTTGATTAG
- a CDS encoding M28 family peptidase, whose product MKKHILTFLVILISGINVIAQVEVSADSLKKHVYVLASDSLEGRGLSTHSGLKAAHYIAGYFKEFGLETIGDSYLHPFNTYFSTTNLVGHNVIALIEGSDSKLKDEYIVLGAHYDHVSFYYNSKGEKIIYNGADDNASGTSGVIELGRALKENSHLLKRSVILIAFDGEESGLIGSTKVLKQEFFPADDIKLMMSIDMIGRYSESQQCVIGAMASVNGGHDILEEVAKNHQIKIKNSGKKVSQRTDSGPFGDFGIPALYISSGIVGPYHKPQDDAETIDYNGMKEITELLFDLTIKLAEQEKLEPSKYLIAQTKNGGVPRLRYGLKASFGSSHHHYSDDFYNGKNKFSYEIGLMTQLKITKNISLLPEVLYSSMGSGFPDGNFRTQSISTPVSLVLASGMGQMNSRFYVSAGAYYSYHFSGKAGGESLDFENRFHQSETGLVFGIGLEVSSIFVSLNFKNGFSEIMKEQDAPKMSSRASYFTIGYMF is encoded by the coding sequence ATGAAAAAACACATCCTAACTTTTTTAGTCATCCTCATCAGTGGAATTAATGTTATTGCACAAGTTGAAGTTTCAGCCGATTCATTAAAAAAACATGTTTATGTGTTGGCTAGTGATTCCTTAGAAGGTAGAGGCCTCTCCACTCACTCAGGATTAAAAGCCGCTCACTATATTGCTGGCTATTTTAAAGAATTTGGTCTAGAAACCATTGGAGACTCTTATCTGCATCCTTTTAATACCTATTTCAGCACCACCAATCTTGTTGGTCACAACGTAATTGCTCTGATTGAAGGAAGTGATTCCAAATTAAAAGATGAATATATCGTTTTGGGTGCACATTATGATCATGTATCCTTTTATTATAATTCTAAAGGCGAAAAAATTATCTATAATGGGGCCGATGATAATGCATCGGGTACTTCAGGTGTGATAGAACTGGGGAGGGCATTAAAAGAAAATAGTCATTTATTGAAACGTAGTGTTATTCTCATTGCATTTGATGGAGAAGAAAGTGGGTTGATTGGCTCTACTAAGGTATTAAAACAGGAATTCTTTCCTGCTGATGATATAAAGCTAATGATGAGTATCGATATGATAGGTCGATATTCGGAGAGCCAACAATGCGTGATTGGCGCTATGGCTAGTGTTAATGGAGGACATGACATCTTGGAAGAAGTGGCCAAAAACCATCAAATCAAGATTAAGAATTCCGGTAAGAAAGTATCACAAAGAACCGATTCGGGGCCATTTGGAGATTTTGGAATTCCTGCACTTTATATTTCTTCGGGAATTGTTGGCCCATACCACAAACCTCAAGATGATGCAGAAACCATCGACTATAATGGCATGAAGGAAATAACAGAGCTTCTTTTCGACTTGACGATAAAGTTAGCGGAACAAGAAAAACTAGAGCCAAGTAAATATCTAATCGCACAAACAAAAAATGGAGGAGTCCCAAGACTCAGATATGGTTTAAAAGCCAGTTTTGGAAGTAGCCATCATCATTATTCAGATGACTTTTATAATGGTAAAAACAAATTTAGCTATGAAATAGGTCTGATGACCCAACTAAAAATTACCAAAAACATTTCTTTACTACCCGAAGTACTTTACTCTTCAATGGGAAGCGGATTCCCTGATGGAAACTTCAGAACACAAAGCATCAGTACGCCTGTCAGTTTAGTATTGGCTTCTGGAATGGGACAAATGAATAGTCGTTTCTATGTTTCAGCAGGAGCTTACTATTCCTATCATTTTTCTGGAAAAGCAGGGGGAGAATCCTTAGATTTTGAAAATCGATTCCACCAATCAGAAACAGGCTTAGTATTTGGAATAGGACTGGAAGTGAGCTCCATATTTGTGAGTCTAAACTTCAAGAATGGCTTCTCCGAAATTATGAAAGAACAAGATGCGCCAAAGATGAGTTCCCGAGCTAGTTATTTTACGATTGGGTATATGTTTTAA
- a CDS encoding PQQ-binding-like beta-propeller repeat protein, translated as MKPILFLLLFLPLLNFSQSFGWNINRGDQNLSGVTNVEIADQLEVKWTFKANDVIKSSPVFGGDLIFVGCDDGSLYALNKKGEQEWKFQVETSFEAPPMYLDGLVYIGSLEGGLYAIDAKTGEEKWSYETEGQISGSVNWAYSSDQKTKQILFGSYDFFLHSVDAQSGKLLWKYETDNYINGAAAIYENLAIFGGCDGYLHLVDVYTGKVKDTIMMGTYIASSSAIHEHYAYFGNYDGTFFKTDLKEMKIIWKNEQTGSFVGSPAVNESKAIIGSQNRYVYCYDTESGDVLWKFKTLRKVDSSPIIAHDKVLVSSTDGRVYVLDIETGERLWSYEIGSPIIGTPAINKKMIIVAAQDGSIFCFTEKK; from the coding sequence ATGAAACCAATACTTTTTCTTTTGTTATTCCTTCCATTATTGAATTTTAGTCAATCCTTTGGTTGGAATATTAACCGAGGAGACCAAAACTTAAGTGGAGTCACAAATGTTGAGATAGCCGATCAGCTTGAAGTGAAATGGACTTTTAAGGCAAATGATGTGATCAAGAGTTCGCCAGTTTTTGGAGGGGATTTGATATTTGTGGGCTGTGATGATGGAAGTTTATATGCCCTCAATAAGAAGGGTGAGCAGGAATGGAAGTTTCAAGTGGAGACCAGTTTTGAAGCACCACCCATGTATTTAGATGGATTGGTTTATATTGGTTCATTGGAGGGGGGTCTTTATGCTATTGATGCCAAAACTGGAGAAGAAAAGTGGAGCTATGAAACCGAAGGTCAGATTTCAGGCTCGGTGAATTGGGCATACTCGTCCGACCAAAAAACCAAACAAATTCTCTTCGGCAGCTACGATTTCTTTCTTCATTCTGTGGATGCTCAATCCGGAAAGCTCCTCTGGAAGTATGAAACCGATAATTATATAAATGGAGCTGCTGCCATTTATGAAAATCTAGCCATTTTTGGAGGCTGTGATGGCTACCTTCATTTGGTGGATGTTTATACAGGGAAAGTAAAAGACACCATTATGATGGGGACTTATATTGCTTCGTCTTCTGCCATTCATGAACATTATGCCTATTTTGGAAATTACGATGGAACTTTTTTTAAAACGGATTTAAAGGAAATGAAGATCATTTGGAAGAACGAGCAAACAGGCTCTTTTGTGGGTTCTCCTGCTGTTAATGAAAGTAAAGCCATCATTGGTTCTCAAAACAGATATGTCTATTGTTATGATACAGAAAGTGGAGATGTTTTGTGGAAATTTAAAACCCTGAGAAAGGTAGACAGTTCACCGATTATTGCCCATGATAAAGTCTTGGTAAGCTCCACTGATGGGAGAGTATATGTTCTTGATATTGAAACAGGGGAGAGGCTCTGGTCTTACGAAATAGGTAGCCCTATTATTGGAACTCCTGCAATCAATAAGAAGATGATCATCGTGGCAGCTCAAGATGGTAGTATATTTTGTTTCACCGAAAAAAAATAG
- a CDS encoding FAD-dependent oxidoreductase, which translates to MIKLKINNRFVEVAEGISVLKVAESLGIEIPTMCFKDGFGNHPSCMLCLVKDAKNGQLHPSCALPAEEGMEIITDDEEIFEARKESLELLLSDHVGDCEAPCRTACPAYMDIPKMNRLIAERKFDEALKLVKEEIALPLILGYICPAPCEGACRRSQAEAPVSICELKKMVADEDLKSDDYYLPEKLASSEKNVAVIGSGPAGLSAAFHLLKLGHSVVIFDQNEEAGGSLRYDIPEEKLPNSAVGAEVKMVENYGAEFRLNTTIDKTIFEDELKKDFDAVVFALGNFEDGIMKDFGFENNKFGLLADKATFQVNGEGIFACGNVIRSRKMAVTSVAQGKQVAHSIHDHLAKKNPEKIYRMFNSRFGKLKQEEVGEYLKECASKVSESTSSIDRPVEGTFDTRKERLELDKGSRVFSMDQAVEEAERCMHCECRKPHTCKLRIYSDEYKADRRKFMFGERKTLKKHMQHELIVYEPEKCIRCNLCVDISALQKDSLGFTSIGRGYTVEINIPFNKNMKDIFDKTALECAEACPTGAISLK; encoded by the coding sequence ATGATTAAACTCAAAATAAATAATCGATTTGTGGAGGTTGCTGAAGGTATATCAGTACTTAAAGTAGCAGAGAGCTTAGGCATTGAAATCCCTACCATGTGTTTCAAAGATGGTTTTGGCAATCACCCCAGCTGTATGTTATGTTTGGTGAAAGATGCCAAAAATGGGCAATTACATCCTTCTTGTGCCTTGCCGGCTGAAGAAGGAATGGAAATCATTACCGATGATGAGGAGATTTTTGAAGCCAGAAAAGAATCTTTAGAATTGCTCTTGAGCGACCATGTAGGAGATTGCGAAGCTCCTTGTCGCACTGCTTGTCCGGCCTATATGGACATTCCAAAAATGAACCGATTGATTGCTGAGCGAAAGTTTGATGAAGCATTGAAATTGGTAAAAGAAGAGATTGCATTGCCACTCATCCTTGGCTATATCTGCCCAGCTCCTTGCGAAGGTGCTTGTAGAAGAAGTCAGGCTGAAGCACCTGTTAGCATTTGTGAATTGAAGAAAATGGTTGCCGATGAAGACTTAAAGTCCGATGATTACTACTTACCCGAAAAATTGGCCTCCTCAGAAAAAAATGTTGCGGTAATCGGTAGTGGCCCCGCAGGATTGTCTGCTGCTTTTCATTTACTTAAATTGGGTCATTCGGTAGTGATTTTTGATCAGAATGAAGAAGCTGGAGGAAGCCTCCGATATGATATCCCTGAGGAGAAATTACCAAATTCTGCTGTAGGTGCAGAAGTAAAAATGGTAGAGAATTATGGAGCAGAATTCCGATTGAATACCACTATCGATAAAACCATTTTTGAAGATGAATTAAAGAAGGATTTTGATGCTGTCGTTTTTGCCTTAGGCAATTTTGAGGATGGTATAATGAAAGACTTCGGCTTCGAGAATAATAAGTTTGGTTTACTAGCTGATAAAGCCACTTTTCAAGTCAATGGAGAAGGCATTTTTGCTTGTGGAAATGTGATTCGCTCTAGAAAAATGGCAGTGACTTCAGTGGCACAAGGAAAACAAGTGGCACACTCTATCCATGATCATTTAGCTAAAAAAAATCCAGAAAAAATCTATAGAATGTTCAATTCTAGATTTGGTAAGTTAAAGCAGGAAGAGGTGGGTGAGTATTTAAAAGAGTGTGCATCTAAGGTTTCTGAGTCTACCTCGTCGATAGACAGGCCTGTCGAAGGGACATTTGATACTAGAAAAGAAAGATTAGAGTTAGACAAGGGTTCAAGAGTTTTCTCAATGGACCAAGCTGTGGAAGAAGCCGAGCGCTGTATGCATTGTGAATGCCGGAAACCCCATACTTGTAAACTAAGAATCTACTCTGACGAATATAAAGCCGACCGCAGAAAGTTTATGTTTGGAGAGCGCAAAACCCTCAAGAAACATATGCAGCACGAACTTATCGTTTACGAACCAGAAAAATGCATCCGTTGTAATCTTTGTGTGGATATTTCAGCCTTACAAAAAGACAGTTTAGGCTTTACGAGTATTGGTAGAGGATATACTGTTGAAATCAATATTCCCTTCAATAAAAACATGAAAGATATTTTTGATAAAACCGCTTTGGAATGTGCAGAGGCTTGTCCTACTGGAGCTATTAGTTTGAAGTAA
- a CDS encoding NUDIX hydrolase, whose translation MERKDIEEYFNVALATSLVIFGFDLEKLHVLLKLKDENPYKGAYILPSKYIKPDESIDICVKHLLEESIGNEEAYIEQLNASGKVFRNPLGRVVNIGHYGLIRYDSDESMKWSKTGLKWFPYDEIPDLAFDHNDIIDFAKERLKRRVKRRPVGFNLLPKEFTITQLQALYEEALSKSFDKRNFRKKIFNSNLLVDLEKTVESINGKESKLYKFDEDKYAKMSLKGYDFLF comes from the coding sequence ATGGAACGAAAAGACATTGAAGAGTATTTTAATGTAGCTCTAGCTACCTCTCTAGTTATTTTTGGTTTCGACTTGGAAAAACTCCACGTACTATTGAAACTAAAAGATGAAAACCCTTATAAAGGAGCCTATATTTTACCCTCGAAATATATAAAACCAGATGAAAGTATCGATATTTGTGTCAAACACCTCTTGGAGGAATCTATAGGGAACGAAGAAGCCTATATTGAACAGCTCAATGCCAGTGGTAAGGTGTTTCGTAACCCTCTGGGAAGGGTTGTCAATATTGGTCATTATGGGCTAATCAGATATGATAGTGATGAGTCCATGAAATGGTCGAAAACAGGATTGAAATGGTTTCCTTACGATGAAATTCCCGATTTGGCTTTCGATCACAATGATATCATCGATTTTGCCAAAGAGAGATTGAAGAGAAGGGTAAAACGTCGTCCGGTTGGTTTTAACCTTTTGCCAAAAGAGTTCACCATTACGCAACTACAGGCGCTTTACGAAGAAGCACTGTCCAAGTCATTCGATAAAAGAAATTTCAGGAAAAAGATTTTTAACTCCAATTTACTCGTTGACTTAGAGAAGACAGTAGAATCAATAAATGGAAAAGAATCTAAGCTTTATAAATTTGATGAAGATAAGTATGCTAAGATGTCATTAAAGGGATATGATTTCTTGTTTTAA
- a CDS encoding porin: MEQFRLEIKAYVHEKFSISNNRYTFTFEPQSIDNIFKGLNFAFLRFNIAPKWQLTVGKTWAGWGGIEFGLNPIYVYGFSDIIQQADNFFAGKEGKEFAKLASATIRGVVQRCWERPYCRPYS, from the coding sequence ATGGAGCAATTCAGATTGGAAATTAAGGCTTATGTTCATGAAAAATTTTCCATTTCAAACAATAGATATACCTTCACCTTTGAACCTCAATCTATTGATAATATTTTTAAAGGCCTTAACTTTGCCTTTCTACGCTTCAATATTGCTCCAAAATGGCAACTTACTGTTGGTAAAACCTGGGCCGGCTGGGGAGGAATAGAATTCGGTTTAAACCCGATTTATGTATATGGATTTTCGGATATTATTCAACAAGCCGACAACTTCTTTGCTGGAAAAGAAGGAAAAGAGTTTGCCAAGTTAGCCAGTGCCACCATTCGCGGAGTAGTTCAAAGGTGTTGGGAACGACCGTATTGCAGACCATATTCTTAA
- a CDS encoding SGNH/GDSL hydrolase family protein, with the protein MKPQTKYILAAPLVLPILPIIYIQGEIIKRTVPRLPEATGIEGNVKVNSDKSLRLLCIGESSMAGVGAETHEEAIGGTIAKEISSRLNTNVYWRVYARNGYTAKRVRFKILPKITERNFDIIVIALGANDSFAMNSPKTWRENIIALLKDTQALFPNTPIVFMNMPPIKEFPAFSRLIRFSVGNLVDMLGKELDETIKSFDDVYFSQELITVESWKKKYQVEGKASEFFSDGVHPSKFTYQVWAKDVVDFIIEKKILK; encoded by the coding sequence ATGAAACCTCAGACTAAATATATACTTGCCGCTCCTTTGGTGCTTCCCATTTTACCTATCATCTATATCCAAGGAGAAATCATTAAAAGAACCGTTCCTAGATTGCCCGAAGCCACAGGAATAGAAGGAAATGTAAAAGTTAATTCTGATAAAAGCCTCCGTTTACTATGTATTGGTGAGAGTAGTATGGCTGGTGTAGGAGCAGAAACCCATGAGGAGGCCATTGGAGGAACTATTGCCAAGGAAATATCGAGCCGATTAAATACTAATGTCTATTGGAGAGTTTATGCTAGGAATGGCTATACAGCAAAACGAGTTCGATTTAAGATCCTTCCTAAAATCACAGAACGGAATTTCGATATCATAGTGATTGCTTTGGGCGCAAACGATTCCTTTGCTATGAATAGCCCTAAGACTTGGCGAGAAAATATCATTGCGCTTTTAAAAGACACACAAGCACTATTTCCCAATACACCCATCGTATTTATGAATATGCCTCCCATCAAAGAATTCCCAGCTTTTAGCAGGCTTATTCGTTTTTCAGTGGGGAATTTAGTGGATATGTTAGGAAAAGAACTCGACGAAACCATCAAATCATTTGATGATGTATATTTCTCACAAGAACTGATCACCGTAGAATCTTGGAAAAAGAAATATCAAGTAGAAGGTAAAGCTTCTGAATTTTTCAGTGATGGGGTTCATCCATCAAAATTTACTTATCAGGTTTGGGCTAAGGATGTTGTGGATTTTATAATTGAAAAAAAGATATTAAAATAA
- a CDS encoding alanine racemase, protein MTRPTLTLNTLQAKKNIQKMKAICEQHEMDFRPHFKTHQSPQIAEWFRQEGIDKCTCSSLDMAYEFVNHGWKDICVAIPLNVREMQKANLIASQVKLSLCVDHLETLTRLAQETYSPIFVFIEIDTGYGRSGVYYEDRTLINSLLKKIDVTEHLEFSGFLSHTGNSYHSLNAKKGRSIFEEARKNMEELKKEYMEQYPQMILSMGDTPSSNFADKFDGIDEWRPGNFIFYDFMQYAIGACAEEEIAVRVKCPVIGIYLKRTEIAIYGGGVHLSKDSIQYQKETIYGWAHYENESIANGFPVISLSQEHGIIRVSEAFLKRVKIGDILDIIPIHSCMTADLNAYYLTEDSRQISKFRTY, encoded by the coding sequence ATGACTCGCCCAACTTTAACTTTAAACACCCTTCAGGCTAAAAAGAATATTCAGAAGATGAAGGCTATTTGTGAGCAGCATGAAATGGATTTTCGACCTCATTTTAAAACGCATCAATCTCCTCAAATAGCGGAATGGTTCAGACAAGAAGGCATTGACAAGTGTACTTGCTCATCATTAGATATGGCTTATGAATTTGTAAACCATGGATGGAAAGATATTTGTGTGGCTATTCCTCTAAATGTGAGAGAAATGCAAAAAGCGAATCTAATAGCTAGTCAAGTGAAATTATCCTTATGTGTTGACCATTTGGAAACCCTCACTCGTTTGGCTCAAGAAACCTATTCTCCCATTTTTGTTTTTATAGAGATTGATACGGGATATGGAAGGAGCGGGGTTTATTATGAAGACAGAACTTTAATCAATAGCCTCCTCAAAAAGATTGATGTTACTGAACATCTGGAATTCTCTGGATTTTTAAGTCATACCGGCAATAGCTATCATTCATTAAATGCTAAAAAAGGAAGAAGTATTTTTGAGGAAGCCAGAAAAAACATGGAGGAGCTTAAGAAGGAATATATGGAGCAATATCCTCAAATGATCCTCAGCATGGGAGATACCCCTTCGAGTAATTTCGCCGACAAGTTTGATGGGATTGACGAGTGGCGCCCCGGAAATTTCATCTTCTACGATTTTATGCAATATGCTATAGGGGCTTGTGCAGAAGAGGAAATCGCAGTACGAGTAAAATGTCCGGTCATTGGTATTTACCTCAAAAGAACAGAAATTGCCATTTATGGTGGTGGAGTTCATCTCTCAAAAGATTCCATACAATACCAAAAAGAAACCATTTATGGCTGGGCCCATTATGAAAATGAAAGTATAGCAAATGGATTTCCTGTTATAAGCCTAAGTCAAGAGCATGGAATTATCAGGGTTTCTGAAGCCTTTCTCAAAAGAGTAAAAATTGGAGATATTTTAGATATTATCCCCATTCATAGCTGCATGACAGCGGATTTAAATGCCTATTATTTAACAGAAGACAGTCGGCAAATATCTAAGTTTCGTACTTATTAG